In Cryptococcus tetragattii IND107 chromosome 5, whole genome shotgun sequence, one genomic interval encodes:
- a CDS encoding chlorophyll synthesis pathway protein BchC gives MSPVAFDEVSSATFNGAGLIINKGNASNAVEHIIDTNVLSRPNLALWVTKDHRIYQTEEAFPSCQPTECIVHVKATGICGSEIHFWKSGRIGDCCVTHDIILGHESSGQIVEVGSEVQDFKVGDRVSIEPGVSCWECNMCLRGRYNLCPKVKFSGTPPSDGTMRRFVAHPARFLHKMPDSMTYAQGALIEPLSVAYNAVVRAKPYLGQPVVICGAGPIGLAMALCARAAGASPICITDLEQNRLDQAKALGFDRTVKIDLGWDRLRTAEQIRRVMGAGCIPQIAFECTGAASSINAACYALEDGGTLLQVGCGKPEVELPLMAMGFREVNIVTSFRYQQSWPVVIRLVSEGVLGDVTRLITHTFPMEKTIDAFETCADRTTLAIKVQIVDE, from the exons ATGTCTCCAGTCGCATTCGACGAAGTCTCCTCCGCCACGTTCAACGGCGCGggcctcatcatcaacaagggCAACGCCAGTAACGCGGTCGAGCACATCATTGATACCAATGTCCTCTCGCGCCCAAATCTCGCTTTGTGGGTGACGAAGGACCACAGGATTTACCAGACTGAGGAGgcatttccatcttgtcAGCCCACGGAGTGTATCGTGCATGTT AAAGCGACAGGTATCTGCGGCTC AGAGATACACTTCTGGAAGAGCGGACGGATTGGCGACTGCTGCGTTACTCATGACATCATCCTGGGACACGAGTCCAGTGGTCAGATTGTCGAAGTTGGCTCCGAAGTGCAGGACTTTAAAGTAGGAGACAGGGTATCTATCGAGCCTGGAGTCTCGTGCTGGGAGTGTAACATGTGTCTGAGAGGTAGATACAACCTCTGTCCCAAGGTCAA GTTCTCCGGTACACCCCCTTCGGACGGAACTATGAGGCGATTCGTCGCGCACCCCGCTCGATTCCTGCACAA GATGCCGGATTCCATGACTTACGCACAAGGAGCATTGATCGAGCCTCTCTCCGTCGCCTACAACGCCGTCGTCCGAGCCAAGCCATATCTCGGTCAACCAGTCGTCATTTGCGGCGCAGGGCCAATCGGTTTGGCCATGGCTCTTTGTGCCCGAGCAGCTGGAGCTTCACCTATTTGTATAACCGACTTGGAGCAAAACCGTTTAGACCAAGCCAAAGCACTTGGGTTTGACAGGACTGTGAAGATCGACCTGGGCTGGGACCGACTACGTACTGCAGAGCAGATTCGCAGAGTTATGGGGGCTGGCTGCATTCCCCAAATCGCCTTTGAGTGCACTGGTGCGGCCTCTAGTATCAACGCTGCGTGCTAT GCTTTGGAGGACGGTGGTACCCTCTTGCAAGTCGGGTGCGGCAAGCCCGAGGTGGAGCTGCCATTGATGGCAATGGGTTTCAGAGAG GTCAACATCGTCACTTCTTTCCGCTACCAACAATCTTGGCCAGTTGTCATCCGGTTGGTCTCAGAAGGAGTGCTCGGCGACGTTACGCGACTTATAACCCACACTTTCCCAATGGAGAAGACTATTGACGCCTTTGAGACTTGCGCGGACAGAACTACATTGGCTATCAAAGTGCAGATTGTTGACGAGTAA